DNA sequence from the Bradyrhizobium sp. CIAT3101 genome:
CGAGATGACCGCCGATATAGCAACCGGTCCAGTTGAAGGTGAGCGCCGCCAGTGCAGGCGCTTGCGACGCATAGTCAGCCGCGGATGCCGTCGTCGCAGACAGAGCGAGAAGCACCGCACCACAGAGAGTTCTAAACATGTCCCGTCATCCCAATTGCACGCGCAGAGGTAAAGCACGTGAGGCTGACGCGGAGGTTGTGTCGCGGACAAGTTGTCGCGGCAATTTTGCCGGATCAACTACGCGCAACTCGCGCGCGAACACCAGGCGATCGCGACGGCCGAGATCTACAGCATCTTGGCGGAGCGCGATCAATGAAGCGCCGGCGCAGAACTGCACAGGAAGCGCGACCGGCAGCGGCCAATGACGCCCCCCGGCTCACGCCGACGAAGACGGTTGATGATCTTTCTTCAGCCTGCGCCGGCCCTAGTCCTGCTCTTTGCCTTTCGGGGTGAGCGGCGGGACGTAATGCCGATTTAGCGCCCGCATCTTTGCTAATTGGCGCCGCTCTTGGCAGCCTTGGACGACTGCTTCACAGCCGGCTTGGCCGGCGCTGCCGACTTCTTCGACGCATCATCGCCACGGGCAGTTCCCCACGGGTCGACCGGCTTCTGGTCCGGAACACTGTTGAGGGAGCGTTGATAGGCGCGCACAGCCCGAGCATCATCTTCCTTCTGCGTCGCCGTCTTCGCCTTGGGCTCTTCGCCAGGCCCTAGAACATGCTCCTCCGCCAGCGCGGGGGCGATCATCAGGGCAAGCAAGACGGTGACGGCGATTTTGTGCATCGAGAAACTCCCCGTTCTGCGACGAGAATAGCACCACGCCGATTGCGGTAGCAATGCAGCCGAGCGTGAGTTGGGTATGACGTTGATCGTACGATGCGCGCGCTAGATCTACTACTGCGCGTCGTGGGTGTGCAAAAAGCGGAATCCCCAGCCGTCCTTCAGCGAGCTCTTCGAGCAGTATCCAAACGGTTTCGGCGGCGTGCGATAACCCGCAGCTGCAATTGCTTCACGGGCGCCGGTACCCATCCAGATTTTCCAGGCGCCGGTGGCTGGATCAACTGCGAAGGCATGAAAGACGGGAGTTTCATTCGGCATTGTGGCGGCCGATCGATCTTGGGCGATTTGCCCGTACATCGCTCGGTAGAGATTGGTAAGGCCTTGCAGCGCGGCCTGCATCCGCGACAGATCTCCAGCGACGCGGCCGGCCTCGCATTCGGCCAGAAGTTTTGCGCGCTGAACCTGAGCCAAATTGACTCACCCCCTGCCCGGCTCTTCCCAATTCGATTTTCTGGGAAGATAGAGGCCAGGAAGTCACGTCTAAGTCATTGAAATCGCTGGTCGGGGCAGCTGGATTCGAACCAACGACCTGCAGTACCCAAAACTGCCGCGCTACCAGGCTGCGCTATACCCCGAATGTCTGGCGAGCCCCGTCGATACACGCTTCCCCAAGCGCCAGCAAGCTTACTAATGCCAGCAAGCTCGCTAAGCGGCACCAAGCGTCCAACCTGCCCCCAAGACGGCCATCGCCGGACTCATCGGACCTATTTGCTGCCGAACAGGGGATGGCCGACGCGATCGCCGGGACGGATGCCGTATTTCTGCGCTGTTCCCGCCACCACCTCGAGGACGGCCCGGGCGGGACCTTTCGACGAAATGATCTTGGTCGAGAGCGGCTCGGTATTCTCGGCGATGCGCAGGATGCGCCCGTCGGCACGAATGAAGATCATGTCGAGCGAGACATAGGTGTTCTTCATCCACATCGAGACTTCCTGCTCGGGATTGAAGTCGAACAGCATGCCTTTGCCGTCGGCCAATTCCTTGCGGTACATCAGACCGGTCTGCTTCTCCTCGTCGGTGGTCGCCATCTCCACCGAGAACACCTGCACGCCGTTCTTGGTGACGATCTCGAGCGGCTGGAAGCTGGCGGCGCCGGCGGGCGCGCTTGCGACGGCAAAGCCGGCAACGACGAGAACGGCGGCAAGCCAGCCCCTGGCGAGGGACCAGACAGTGGTTCGATCAAGCTTCATGGGATGGCACTCGGGACGGGCGCTGGGGCGTGGGACTGCGACATCCTTACGCGGCGATCGTGACAAAAGCCAGAAGCGCGCGACCCCG
Encoded proteins:
- a CDS encoding DUF192 domain-containing protein, giving the protein MKLDRTTVWSLARGWLAAVLVVAGFAVASAPAGAASFQPLEIVTKNGVQVFSVEMATTDEEKQTGLMYRKELADGKGMLFDFNPEQEVSMWMKNTYVSLDMIFIRADGRILRIAENTEPLSTKIISSKGPARAVLEVVAGTAQKYGIRPGDRVGHPLFGSK